Proteins encoded by one window of Amaranthus tricolor cultivar Red isolate AtriRed21 chromosome 4, ASM2621246v1, whole genome shotgun sequence:
- the LOC130811547 gene encoding lysine-specific histone demethylase 1 homolog 3, producing MEGEDKKVGLKKRFKGVVEINLDSDDDEPIGSLFKLKSKKNPKKVKLGSDGERGKDVGSKGEIVEVNTEELGGMEDTLASFRKKLKGPKKDSGLGSLVKKDLVSKLVEMPDECLNGSLKDEGLVTKSVQDYENGLVDLISVSSSSRKLEKKRKEKVKKYKIASAEKNLGVIVEVEDAEMLDVNSSENQVKGQECLLVPENKHKKGSRSKSSSAAMSQKVPVETDDSVLPNDHALGDQLEGNKDLSTSPSHDMLTDSLSSLLRKAQSSGRKKSRATSGLKSRRGHTPENSLSDANLSINSQKLDQVSCTGQMSSVPPCCELVGDQGLDTTPCGEKSDTAPIRNSVNIDGLVTEKSTRQSDVTYGDTCNSMLDHSSPTSQFVACLKKKEEHKDSESHKEVEMIQQQRQIVPSEKNFASSNECNMMSDMPCSTFRSGTDCIQHGIDTSASGPLCADQNNGVEGPMETDVNERANGISSPSVPPDQNGVCQEDAGCIPESNNQCNSLPNDRIIRRAKKRKDGDMAYEGDVDWEVVMREDSSLESYLPVSRDLGTQTKERFDSLSDADFNCEISGTAAVSVGLKARAVGLLEKFKFKEILKSKSGLQEYLECRNKILSLWNKDVTRVLPLTDCGISATPADNEPPHASLMRDIYSFLDQSGYINAGIAAYKEKVESTSRGNYKLLGEKKFEGGSGVSVADSEDGVSFILGQVKSVDIIDHDNHPEETAKDVSERVFDLSCDKKSDEGLDVMEVDEQGTDVKTSIPELDNSTADGLGKSFDDAAGPCHSTVHEPLDSNACNFGSQKRIIVVGAGPAGLTAARHLQRQGFSVNVLEARSRIGGRVYTDRSSLSVPVDLGASIITGVEADVVSERRPDPSSLICGQLGLELTVLNSDCPLYDIVTGQKVPLDVDEALEAEFNSLLDETVLVVAQHGENATKMSLEDGLEYGLKRRRRVLSGTENGKFEISQPLTGTFYQEEDAEGCHPAEQMDSREETLPLERRVLDWHFAHLEYGCAAMLKEVSLPHWNQDDVYGGFGGAHCMIKGGYSAVVDSIAQGLSINLNQVVADISYGTTGSAGSDICSHKVKVSTFSGNEFFGDAVLITVPLGCLKADSIKFSPPLPKWKHSAIQRLGFGVLNKVVMEFPEVFWDDTVDYFGATAQTSDLRGRCFMFWNVKKTVGAPVLIALVVGKAAKDGQDLSPSDHVNHALSVLRKLFGYTAVPDPVASVVTDWGRDPFSYGAYSYVAVGASGEDYDIIGRPVENCLFFAGEATCKEHPDTVGGAMMSGLREAVRIIDILTTGHDYTAEAEAVEAAQRQSNSQRNEVKDISRRLEAINLSNIRHMSPSDKSQYFVRESLLQDMFYSAKTSAGRLRLAKELLILPIESLKSIAGTKEGLSVLNSWILDSMGKNGTQLLRLCVHILVLVSTDLVSVRLSGIGKTVKEKVCVHTSRDIRSIASQLVNMWIEVFRKEKATNGGLKLLRDMSNVDSSKAKAKNLGSRKPPIHVQHCTAARFNANSKKLTVKHVKLETTIGSKPDAQPSASQVLNIASGNKFVETELVELSEEEKAALAAAEAARAAAAAAAEAYASCEAKMSTMQLPKVPSFQKFARREQYAQMDESERRWSGGVLGKQDCLSEIDSRNCRVRDWSVDFSATCANLDNSRISADNLSQRSHSNDMACQLNLREHSGESAACDSAAFTKAWVNSSGSDGIKDYHAIERWQCQAAAAEYEFQSSVHIGDEEDSTTMSRHLIRKPEGLLNESSVSQVTVNNELAVNQYKGADNIKQGVVDYVASLLMPLYKSRKIDKDGYKSIMKKSATKVMEQTTDAEKAMGVYEFLDFKRKNKIRAFVDKLIERHMSMKPVVKS from the exons ATGGAGGGTGAAGACAAAAAGGTTGGCCTTAAAAAGAGGTTTAAAGGGGTTGTTGAGATTAATTTAGATTCAGATGATGATGAGCCAATTGGGTCATTGTTTAAGTTGAAAAGTAAGAAGAACCCTAAGAAGGTTAAGTTGGGATCAGATGGTGAGAGGGGTAAGGATGTAGGATCTAAGGGAGAGATAGTGGAGGTTAATACGGAGGAATTAGGAGGAATGGAGGATACATTAGCGAGTTTTAGAAAGAAGTTAAAGGGTCCCAAGAAAGACAGTGGTCTTGGGAGCTTAGTTAAAAAGGATTTGGTGTCGAAATTAGTCGAAATGCCAGATGAATGCCTTAATGGATCACTGAAAGATGAAGGTTTGGTAACTAAGTCGGTGCAAGATTATGAAAATGGGCTAGTTGACTTGATTTCAGTTTCGAGTAGCAGTCGAAAGTTAGAAAAGAAACGGAAAGAAAAAGTTAAGAAGTACAAGATTGCATCAGCTGAAAAAAATCTTGGTGTTATTGTTGAAGTTGAGGACGCCGAGATGCTTGATGTTAATTCATCCGAAAACCAGGTCAAAGGGCAGGAATGTTTGTTGGTTCCTGAAAACAAACATAAGAAGGGTTCAAGGTCCAAGTCTTCTTCAGCTGCTATGAGTCAAAAGGTTCCTGTTGAGACAGATGACAGTGTGTTACCAAATGACCATGCTTTAGGCGATCAGCTAGAGGGGAACAAAGATCTATCTACTAGTCCTTCACATGACATGTTGACAGATTCTCTTTCCTCGCTTTTAAGGAAAGCACAGTCTAGTGGGCGCAAGAAATCGCGTGCAACTTCTGGATTAAAGTCAAGGAGGGGGCACACGCCTGAGAATTCTCTTTCAGATGCAAACTTAAGTATTAATAGTCAGAAATTAGATCAGGTATCATGTACTGGCCAAATGAGTTCCGTTCCTCCTTGCTGTGAGTTAGTAGGAGATCAGGGCTTGGATACTACTCCCTGTGGTGAAAAATCTGACACAGCACCAATCAGGAATTCTGTCAATATTGATGGTTTGGTTACCGAAAAAAGTACGAGACAGAGTGATGTCACATATGGTGACACTTGCAATTCTATGTTGGACCATTCATCTCCAACTTCCCAGTTTGTTGCTTGTTTGAAGAAAAAGGAAGAGCACAAAGATTCAGAATCACATAAGGAGGTTGAAATGATCCAGCAGCAGCGACAGATTGTTCCATCAGAGAAGAATTTTGCATCTTCAAATGAGTGCAACATGATGAGCGATATGCCTTGTTCAACCTTTAGATCGGGTACTGACTGTATTCAGCATGGTATAGACACTTCAGCATCTGGTCCATTGTGTGCTGATCAAAATAACGGAGTTGAGGGTCCAATGGAAACTGATGTCAATGAAAGAGCCAATGGAATCTCCTCCCCATCAGTTCCTCCAGATCAGAATGGTGTTTGTCAAGAAGATGCAGGATGCATTCCTGAGTCAAACAACCAGTGTAATTCTTTGCCAAATGATCGCATTATCCGTAGAGCCAAGAAGCGCAAAGATGGTGACATGGCTTATGAGGGTGACGTGGATTGGGAGGTCGTGATGCGTGAGGATAGCTCTCTTGAATCATATCTTCCTGTATCCAGAGACCTTGGCACTCAGACAAAAGAGAGATTTGATTCCTTGTCAGATGCAGATTTTAATTGTGAGATTAGTGGAACTGCTGCTGTGTCTGTTGGTTTGAAAGCTCGTGCAGTTGGTCTTTTGGAAAAATTTAAGTTCAAGGAGATTTTGAAAAGCAAAAGTGGTTTGCAAGAATACTTGGAATGCAG GAACAAGATTTTAAGCCTTTGGAACAAGGATGTCACTCGTGTTTTGCCTCTTACTGATTGTGGCATCTCTGCAACTCCCGCTGATAATGAACCCCCACATGCCTCCTTGATGAGGGATATCTATTCATTTCTTGACCAAAGT GGATATATTAATGCTGGAATTGCTGCTTACAAAGAGAAAGTCGAATCTACTTCTAGAGGGAACTATAAATTGCTTGGTGAAAAGAAGTTTGAGGGGGGTTCTGGAGTTTCTGTTGCTGATTCAGAAGATGGAGTTTCCTTTATCCTTGGTCAGGTCAAAAGTGTTGATATAATAGATCATGATAACCACCCTGAAGAAACTGCAAAAGACGTTAGTGAAAGAGTTTTTGATCTGTCCTGTGACAAAAAGTCTGATGAAGGCCTAGATGTAATGGAAGTTGATGAGCAAGGGACTGATGTAAAAACATCTATTCCTGAATTGGACAACTCTACTGCTGATGGGCTTGGGAAGAGTTTTGATGATGCTGCAGGTCCTTGTCATTCAACTGTGCATGAGCCTTTAGATTCCAATGCGTGCAACTTTGGAAGCCAAAAAAGGATCATAGTAGTGGGAGCTGGTCCTGCAGGTTTAACTGCTGCACGTCATTTGCAAAGGCAAGGTTTTTCTGTCAATGTTCTTGAGGCGAGGAGTAGGATAGGTGGTCGGGTTTATACAGATCGCTCATCGCTTTCTGTTCCTGTGGATCTTGGGGCGAGCATTATTACTGGCGTTGAGGCTGATGTGGTCAGTGAAAGACGGCCAGATCCTTCATCCTTGATTTGTGGTCAGTTAGGTCTTGAGTTGACTGTACTAAACAGTGATTGTCCACTTTATGATATTGTGACGGGTCAAAAGGTCCCTCTTGATGTTGATGAAGCATTAGAAGCTGAGTTCAATAGTCTTCTCGATGAAACGGTGCTTGTTGTTGCACAGCACGGGGAAAATGCTACCAAAATGTCTCTTGAAGATGGTTTGGAGTATGGTCTTAAAAGACGCCGTAGAGTCCTTTCTGGAACTGaaaatggaaaatttgaaatatcgCAACCCTTGACTGGCACTTTCTACCAGGAAGAGGATGCTGAAGGTTGTCATCCTGCAGAACAGATGGATAGTAGAGAAGAAACACTCCCTCTTGAGAGGAGAGTTTTAGATTGGCATTTTGCTCACTTGGAGTATGGCTGTGCAGCAATGTTGAAAGAAGTATCACTTCCTCATTGGAATCAGGATGATGTGTATGGAGGGTTTGGTGGTGCTCATTGTATGATTAAAGGAGGTTATAGTGCTGTTGTTGATTCTATAGCTCAGGGACTTTCCATCAATTTGAACCAGGTGGTGGCTGACATTTCTTATGGTACAACGGGCTCAGCTGGATCTGATATATGCTCGCACAAGGTCAAAGTATCCACATTCAGTGGTAATGAGTTTTTTGGCGATGCCGTTTTGATAACAGTACCCCTTGGATGCCTAAAAGCAGATTCCATTAAGTTCTCTCCACCTTTACCGAAGTGGAAACATTCAGCCATTCAGCGGTTGGGTTTTGGTGTTCTAAATAAAGTGGTCATGGAATTCCCAGAGGTTTTCTGGGATGATACTGTGGATTACTTTGGAGCTACTGCTCAGACCTCTGACCTAAGAGGTCGCTGCTTTATGTTCTGGAACGTTAAGAAAACAGTTGGAGCTCCAGTTCTAATAGCCTTAGTAGTTGGTAAAGCAGCTAAAGATGGACAAGATTTGAGCCCCTCTGATCATGTAAATCATGCTCTCAGTGTTCTACGTAAACTTTTTGGGTACACTGCTGTTCCTGATCCAGTTGCATCTGTAGTGACAGACTGGGGACGAGATCCTTTCAGTTATGGTGCATACTCTTACGTTGCTGTTGGTGCTTCTGGGGAGGACTACGACATAATTGGTAGACCAGTCGAgaattgtttgttttttgctGGTGAAGCTACCTGCAAGGAACATCCAGATACAGTAGGTGGTGCAATGATGAGTGGTCTACGGGAGGCCGTTCGTATAATTGATATATTGACTACTGGTCATGATTACACAGCGGAAGCAGAAGCTGTTGAAGCTGCCCAGAGACAATCAAACAGCCAGAGAAATGAAGTTAAAGACATTTCTAGGAGACTTGAGGCAATCAATCTCTCAAATATCCGCCATATGAGTCCATCAGATAAATCCCAGTATTTCGTTAGAGAAAGTTTGCTACAGGATATGTTCTATAGTGCTAAAACGTCAGCTGGACGGTTGCGTTTGGCTAAAGAGTTATTAATTCTTCCTATTGAATCTCTGAAATCTATTGCTGGGACAAAAGAAGGACTCAGTGTACTCAACTCGTGGATATTG GATTCCATGGGAAAGAACGGAACTCAGCTATTGCGTCTCTGCGTCCATATACTAGTGTTGGTCTCTACAGACTTGGTATCTGTCAGGCTGTCAG GCATTGGAAAAACTGTCAAAGAGAAAGTCTGTGTTCATACTAGCCGTGACATACGCAGTATAGCAAGCCAATTGGTTAACATGTGGATTGAGGTTTTCCGCAAGGAGAAGGCTACTAATGGTGGCTTGAAGTTGTTGAGAGACATGTCAAATGTGGACTCCTCAAAAGCAAAAGCTAAAAATTTGGGTTCTAGGAAACCTCCCATACATGTACAGCATTGTACAGCTGCAAGGTTCAATGCAAACTCAAAGAAGCTGACTGTAAAGCATGTGAAGCTGGAAACTACAATTGGTTCAAAACCAGATGCTCAACCATCAGCTTCACAAGTTTTGAATATTGCTTCAGGTAATAAATTTGTGGAGACTGAGCTTGTAGAGTTGTCTGAAGAAGAAAAGGCTGCTCTTGCTGCTGCAGAGGCTGCTCGTGCTGCTGCAGCCGCGGCTGCTGAG GCCTATGCGTCATGTGAAGCTAAGATGAGCACGATGCAGTTACCCAAGGTACCATCATTCCAAAAGTTCGCTAGACGAGAGCAATATGCACAAATGGATGAATCTGAGAGAAGGTGGTCTGGTGGTGTTTTGGGTAAACAAGACTGTTTATCAGAAATAGACTCCAGAAACTGTAGAGTTAGAGATTGGTCTGTTGACTTCTCTGCTACATGTGCGAATCTTGACAATTCGAGAATATCTGCTGATAACCTTTCACAGCGGAGTCATTCGAATGATATGGCATGCCAGTTAAACTTGAGAGAGCATTCTGGAGAAAGTGCAGCCTGTGACAGTGCTGCATTTACAAAAGCTTGGGTCAATTCTTCAGGTAGTGATGGGATAAAGGATTATCACGCCATTGAGAGATGGCAGTGCCAAGCTGCAGCTGCTGAATATGAATTTCAATCTTCTGTACATATTGGGGATGAGGAAGATTCAACTACAATGTCAAGACATCTCATAAGGAAGCCCGAGGGACTATTGAATGAAAGTTCTGTTTCACAGGTGACAGTAAACAACGAATTGGCTGTTAACCAGTACAAAGGAGCTGATAATATTAAACAAGGTGTTGTGGATTATGTAGCTTCACTGCTTATGCCTTTATACAAATCAAGGAAGATTGATAAAGATGGTTATAAGTCGATAATGAAAAAGAGCGCAACTAAG GTCATGGAGCAGACAACCGATGCAGAGAAAGCAATGGGTGTATATGAGTTTCTTGATTTTAAGCGCAAGAACAAG ATTCGTGCTTTTGTTGACAAGTTGATTGAGAGACACATGTCAATGAAGCCGGTAGTGAAGTCTTGA
- the LOC130811546 gene encoding V-type proton ATPase 16 kDa proteolipid subunit, which translates to MSTAVFNGDETAPFFGFLGAAAALVFSCMGAAYGTAKSGVGVASMGVMRPELVMKSIVPVVMAGVLGIYGLIIAVIISTGINPKAKSYYLFDGYAHLSSGLACGLAGLSAGMAIGIVGDAGVRANAQQPKLFVGMILILIFAEALALYGLIVGIILSSRAGQSRAD; encoded by the exons ATGTCTACAGCAGTCTTCAATGGCGACGAAACTGCTCCTTTTTTTGGCTTTCTGGGTGCCGCTGCCGCTCTCGTCTTCTCCT GTATGGGAGCTGCATATGGAACGGCCAAGAGTGGAGTAGGAGTTGCGTCAATGGGAGTGATGAGACCAGAATTGGTGATGAAATCGATTGTTCCAGTTGTTATGGCTGGAGTTTTGGGTATTTATGGATTGATTATTGCTGTGATCATCAGTACTGGTATTAATCCTAAGGCTAAATCTTATTACCTTTTTGATGGTTACGCTCATCTCTCTTCTGGTCTTGCTTGTGGTCTCGCTGGTCTTTCCGCTGGTATGGCTATCGGTATTGTCGGTGACGCTGGTGTCAG GGCCAACGCCCAACAGCCCAAGCTTTTCGTTGGAATGATCCTAATCCTCATTTTCGCTGAAGCTTTGGCGTTATACGGTCTCATTGTTGGTATCATCCTTTCATCCCGTGCTGGCCAGTCGAGAGCTGACTAA